Genomic window (Staphylococcus debuckii):
AAATTACAAACTTTAGTAGATGTTGGTTTGGGCTATGTTAAATTAGGACAGCCAGCAACGACTTTATCTGGCGGTGAAGCACAACGTGTCAAACTTGCATCTGAACTGCACAAACGTTCTACTGGACGTTCTATTTATATATTAGATGAGCCGACAACAGGTTTGCATGTTGATGATATCAGCCGTTTATTGAAAGTGTTGAATCGTATTGTAGAAAACGGCGACACTGTAGTTATTATTGAACATAACTTAGACGTCATTAAGACAGCGGACTATATCATTGATTTAGGACCTGAAGGCGGCGATGGCGGCGGTACAATAGTTGCGACCGGCACGCCGGAAGAAATTGCAGAAACGCCGGATTCTTATACAGGCAAATATTTGAAAAAAGTTTTAGAGCGGGATAAAGCTGAAGCAACAAAATAAGAAAATACTATCGGAGCGGAAAGACGAAATAATTTGAAGTATTATTATTTCATCTTTCCGCTCTTTTTCTTATACATAAAATATTTTCCAACAAGGAAAGTGAATAAATTTTTGAACATTGTCAAAAAATGATAGAATGTATCAAGTAATAATCGTTAAACCAATAACTTAAACACAATCTTTTTTGATATGATAGAGATAAGAAGAAATAAAGGAAATTGAGGATTGAGGTGAAATTATGTTAACTGCAAGAGCGTTAGTTAATAAATTCAAGTTGCAACTCGTTGCAGGTGAAGAGGGATTGGATCGTCCAATACATAATACAGATATTTCTCGACCAGGTTTAGAAATGGCAGGTTATTTCTCTCATTATGCATCAGATCGTATTCAATTATTAGGCACTACTGAGCTTTCTTTTTATAATCTGCTTCCTGATAAAGAACGTCACGGCAGATTACGTAAATTATGTCGTCCAGATACACCGGCAATTATAGTAACCCGTGATATTGAGCCTCCTGAAGAACTAGTGACTGCAGCAAAAGAACTAGGTACACCATTGCTTACTTCTAAAGATCCTACAACCAGCTTAATGAGCCGTCTGACAACCTATTTAGAGCATGAATTGGCTAAGACGACATCATTGCACGGCGTACTTGTCGATGTTTATGGTGTGGGCGTGCTTATTACAGGAGATTCTGGTATTGGTAAAAGTGAAACTGCTTTAGAACTCGTTAAACGCGGTCACCGTCTAGTAGCAGATGATAATGTGGAAATTCGTGAAATCACGAAAGATGAATTAATTGGTAAACCGCCAAAACTAATCGAACATTTATTAGAAATTCGCGGGTTAGGAATTATTAATGTAATGACTTTATTCGGCGCAGGTTCTATTTTAACCGAGAAAAAAATCGGTTTGAATATCAATTTGGAAAATTGGGATAAAGATAAACTCTATGACCGTGTCGGTTTAAATGAGGAGACATTGCGTATTCTAGAAACTGAAATCACGAAAAAAACGATTCCTGTACGGCCAGGCAGAAACGTGGCTGTTATTATTGAAGTTGCGGCGATGAATTACCGCTTGAATATAATGGGAATTAATACAGCTGAAGAGTTTAATGAGCGATTAAATGCTGAAATTCTACGCAAAAATGAACATAAAGAGGAGAACGAGTGATGATGTCGAATTTGGCTTACATTGATCCTATAGCCTTTCACCTAGGTCCGGTAGAAGTGCGCTGGTACGGAATCATTATCGCAGCCGGTATTTTATTAGGTTACTTTATTGCACAAGAGGGTGCTAAAAGAATAGGATTACATAAAGACGCTTTAATAGATATTATCTTTTGGAGTGCCATCTTTGGATTTATTTCAGCGCGAATTTACTTTGTTATTTTTCAATGGCCTTATTATGCGGCCAATCCAGCTGAAATTCCGATGATTTGGCATGGAGGCATTGCAATTCATGGTGGTTTGATAGGTGGATTTATTACCGGGGTAATTATTTGTAAACGTAATAATCACCATCCTTTGCAAATCGGAGATATTATTGCGCCAAGTATTATTTTAGCGCAAGGCATTGGACGCTGGGGCAACTTTATGAACCACGAAGCACATGGCGGGCCAGTGTCTAAAGCCTTTTTAGAAAATATGCATATCCCTGAATTTATTATTAATAATATGCACATTGATGGTAAATATTACCAACCTACATTTCTATATGAGTCAATTTGGGATGTAATTGGATTTGCACTATTGTTATTTTTACGCAAGCATTTACGTATTGGAGAAACATTCTTTGTTTACTTAATCTGGTATTCTATCGGAAGATTCTTTGTAGAAGGTTTACGTACAGACAGCTTAATGTTGACAAGCAACATCCGTGTAGCGCAACTCGTATCCATTCTCTTGATAGTTATTAGTATCGGCATGATTATTTATCGCCGTATTAAGTTTCAACCTCCACAATACAAAGATACTAAGGCATTACCTTGGCCTAAATAGAAAAGAGTGATGACTTGAGACAGTATAAAAAGATTGTTAATCATTTTCCTCATACTAACCCTTTATGGCGCATGTATAAAATAATCAACTTTTCTAAAGTGTTCAGACAAACATTGTTAATTGAAATTGCGCGGTTTATCCCAGTGTTGTCTTTAAAACTATGGGTATATCGTGCTTGTTTAGGCATGAAAATCGGTAAGAAAACAGCGTTCGCTTATAAAGTTATGCCGGATGTATTATATCCAGAATTAATTCAGATTGGTGAAAATTGCGTAATAGGCTATAATACAACAATATTGACACACGAGTTTCTAGTTTCAGAATATCGTATTGGAGAAGTTGTAATCGGCAATAATACTTTGATAGGCGCTAACTCAACTATCTTGGCTGGTGTAACTATAGGAAATAATGTGCGTGTAGGTGCAGGTACAGTTGTGAGTAAAGATATTCCGGATAATGCATTAGCATTCGGAAATCCTATGCAAATACGTTTATAGTTAGAAAGGAGGGACAATCCATGGCACAAAATCAACATAAAAATGTCATACCGATGCAAAGAGATGCTGCTTTTTTCAAAAGAATTGCAGAATCTAAAATGAAACAAAAAGATTATCATAAAGCAGCAGAGTATTATCAAAAAGCCCTTGAATTGTCACCTTCTGACTTTGAATTGCTCGTTGATTATACCCAAGCATTGAAAGAAATAGGCCAAGGCAGCAACGTGGCAGAGCGTTATTATGATTATATAGCTAAAGGAGAGCATCTGGCAGATGCGTTTTTCCAATTAAGCCAGCTTTACATCACATTGAACGATCCAAATAAAGCCTTTTGCTTTGGAATGAATTATGTATTAGAAGCGGAAGATGAAGATTATCGTTCTGAATTAGAAGAAATGTTTGAAGTGGTTTATGATGATTTGGATAAATTAGAAAAGGAAAGCCAAGCCTTTGCGGTTCAAATGATTTTCCAGCATCTTTTTTCACAAGGCAGATTAGAAGATGCCAGAGATTATGTGTTGAGACAAGATATGAAGATTCGCGCACATCACAGCATTCGCAATCTCTTAGCTATGAGTTATTTGTATTTAGGTGATTACGATCAAGCGCGAACGATGTTGAAACAGCTCTTAAAAGAAAATCAAACTGACGTTCATGCATTATGCCACTATACATTGTTGCTCTATAATACGAAAAATAAAGCTTACCCTAGTTATCTGCAATTATTATCTAAAGTCGTGCCTATGAATGAAGATGAAACCTTTAAATTAGGTATTGTCCTTAGTTATTTAAAAAAATATGAAGC
Coding sequences:
- a CDS encoding tetratricopeptide repeat protein, translating into MAQNQHKNVIPMQRDAAFFKRIAESKMKQKDYHKAAEYYQKALELSPSDFELLVDYTQALKEIGQGSNVAERYYDYIAKGEHLADAFFQLSQLYITLNDPNKAFCFGMNYVLEAEDEDYRSELEEMFEVVYDDLDKLEKESQAFAVQMIFQHLFSQGRLEDARDYVLRQDMKIRAHHSIRNLLAMSYLYLGDYDQARTMLKQLLKENQTDVHALCHYTLLLYNTKNKAYPSYLQLLSKVVPMNEDETFKLGIVLSYLKKYEASQKLLFPLYKKGKFISIQLFHALSYNYYFLGNKEQSIYFWNKLQEITKSSPGYPPWVISENDNFFQSNILPLLTSEDNHARIYGIFLLNQVKGKELLITEEVWAVLETMDEYEKLYLTYLIKGLKLVKLDFIHRGMLALYEHETLRHYHNLFIAWIDRAEGLIASGYDLEQVEGYVAAFVYLFFRQTEQKVTKKQAAEWFDISTYGLNKAINILLEV
- a CDS encoding acyltransferase, which gives rise to MRQYKKIVNHFPHTNPLWRMYKIINFSKVFRQTLLIEIARFIPVLSLKLWVYRACLGMKIGKKTAFAYKVMPDVLYPELIQIGENCVIGYNTTILTHEFLVSEYRIGEVVIGNNTLIGANSTILAGVTIGNNVRVGAGTVVSKDIPDNALAFGNPMQIRL
- the lgt gene encoding prolipoprotein diacylglyceryl transferase, translated to MMSNLAYIDPIAFHLGPVEVRWYGIIIAAGILLGYFIAQEGAKRIGLHKDALIDIIFWSAIFGFISARIYFVIFQWPYYAANPAEIPMIWHGGIAIHGGLIGGFITGVIICKRNNHHPLQIGDIIAPSIILAQGIGRWGNFMNHEAHGGPVSKAFLENMHIPEFIINNMHIDGKYYQPTFLYESIWDVIGFALLLFLRKHLRIGETFFVYLIWYSIGRFFVEGLRTDSLMLTSNIRVAQLVSILLIVISIGMIIYRRIKFQPPQYKDTKALPWPK
- the hprK gene encoding HPr(Ser) kinase/phosphatase; translation: MLTARALVNKFKLQLVAGEEGLDRPIHNTDISRPGLEMAGYFSHYASDRIQLLGTTELSFYNLLPDKERHGRLRKLCRPDTPAIIVTRDIEPPEELVTAAKELGTPLLTSKDPTTSLMSRLTTYLEHELAKTTSLHGVLVDVYGVGVLITGDSGIGKSETALELVKRGHRLVADDNVEIREITKDELIGKPPKLIEHLLEIRGLGIINVMTLFGAGSILTEKKIGLNINLENWDKDKLYDRVGLNEETLRILETEITKKTIPVRPGRNVAVIIEVAAMNYRLNIMGINTAEEFNERLNAEILRKNEHKEENE